A genomic window from Bacteroidota bacterium includes:
- the rpmJ gene encoding 50S ribosomal protein L36, with translation MKVRTSIKKRSPECIIVRRKGRLYVINKKNPKFKQRQK, from the coding sequence ATGAAAGTAAGAACATCAATTAAGAAGAGAAGCCCTGAGTGCATTATTGTGCGCAGGAAAGGACGTCTTTATGTTATAAACAAGAAGAATCCGAAATTTAAACAAAGGCAGAAATAA
- the rpsM gene encoding 30S ribosomal protein S13, with amino-acid sequence MARIAGIDLPKNKRGEIGLTYIFGVGRSTARKVLKKAGIDANIKVQEWNDDETNKIRTALNEMINNGLLKVEGALRSEVQLNIKRLVDINTYRGIRHRMGLPVRGQNTQTNARTRKGKRKTIANKKIAAK; translated from the coding sequence ATGGCACGTATTGCAGGTATTGATTTACCAAAAAACAAAAGAGGCGAAATTGGTCTGACCTACATCTTTGGTGTTGGCCGCAGCACAGCACGTAAGGTGCTGAAAAAGGCGGGTATTGACGCTAACATTAAAGTTCAGGAATGGAACGATGATGAAACGAATAAGATCCGTACGGCTCTTAATGAAATGATCAATAATGGTTTATTGAAAGTTGAAGGAGCACTTCGTTCGGAGGTTCAATTGAATATCAAGCGTTTGGTGGACATCAATACATATCGCGGTATCCGTCATCGTATGGGTTTACCTGTAAGGGGACAGAATACACAAACCAATGCGCGTACACGTAAAGGAAAACGTAAAACAATCGCGAATAAAAAGATCGCGGCTAAATAA
- the rpsK gene encoding 30S ribosomal protein S11 encodes MAKQAQATGAGQQGQAGSPSGKAAAKKRVVKVEAVGQAHLNATFNNLIISLTNNAGQVISWSSAGKMGFRGSKKNTPYAAQMAANDCGKVAHDLGLRKVKVFVKGPGAGRESAIRTLASIGIEVTEIMDITPIPHNGCRAPKRRRV; translated from the coding sequence ATGGCAAAACAAGCACAAGCAACAGGAGCAGGACAACAGGGGCAAGCCGGATCTCCATCTGGCAAGGCGGCAGCCAAAAAGAGAGTGGTTAAAGTTGAGGCGGTCGGACAAGCCCATCTGAATGCTACTTTCAATAACCTGATCATTTCATTGACGAACAACGCGGGACAGGTAATTTCCTGGTCGAGCGCGGGTAAAATGGGTTTCCGTGGTTCTAAAAAGAACACGCCATACGCTGCTCAAATGGCGGCTAATGATTGTGGTAAAGTTGCCCATGATCTTGGTTTGCGTAAGGTAAAAGTGTTTGTTAAAGGTCCTGGTGCAGGACGAGAGTCAGCTATCAGAACACTGGCATCTATTGGCATCGAGGTTACTGAAATTATGGATATAACTCCAATACCGCATAATGGTTGCAGAGCGCCTAAAAGACGCAGAGTATAA
- the infA gene encoding translation initiation factor IF-1 has translation MAKQPSIEQDGTIIEALSNAMFRVELENGHVITAHISGKMRMNYIKILPGDKVRIEMSPYDLTKGRIAYRYK, from the coding sequence ATGGCAAAACAGCCATCGATAGAACAAGACGGAACAATTATTGAAGCATTGTCGAACGCAATGTTTCGTGTGGAGCTTGAGAACGGGCACGTAATAACAGCTCATATTTCAGGTAAAATGCGGATGAATTATATAAAAATATTGCCCGGTGATAAAGTCAGAATTGAAATGTCACCGTACGATCTGACAAAAGGAAGAATAGCGTATAGGTATAAATAG